The Nostoc sp. 'Lobaria pulmonaria (5183) cyanobiont' genome window below encodes:
- a CDS encoding CO2 hydration protein, with amino-acid sequence MTAIKTAIKLPPSNHEFAEVIHRLEAGGAMLPDTPENLMQIIGLYKAYAVPMDFYWRDLLYIAEREFLNPLPFFKYFLPKDYLELHNHYAGDDADLRIWRGEATAHPELLAFIDKGETFKMPKLLHHLFHDRINMEFAEACMRAMLWHRGMGGQFDPYLDSAEYKANADRAIKAYFQGNPVMLGLYKLFPDMFLEQCRQMSYYANLGLFWEVMAPVFFEMSDRYDEGTISSVPEAMSFLVNGIFAIAGRPIYHHVYIRGECYEIVPKSKGFMWLYEAALPYVEAVFYRTAPFRGTKSYNAQARQVPEDQKDFHYGILYADVFPVGTAGIPPTLLMQDMLHFLPPYLVDYYSQHCRGEEDMLIQLGVSFQRSMYCVTSAVIQALRTALLYPLDDQNPKHLQANRDFFEMQLNRFTRNDYNIRDAARLGSIQSQDYR; translated from the coding sequence ATGACTGCAATTAAAACAGCAATTAAATTACCTCCTTCTAATCACGAATTTGCTGAAGTAATTCACCGCTTAGAAGCAGGCGGTGCAATGTTACCCGATACTCCAGAAAATTTGATGCAAATCATCGGTTTATACAAAGCTTATGCTGTGCCGATGGATTTTTACTGGCGTGACCTACTTTATATTGCCGAACGCGAATTTTTAAACCCGCTTCCTTTCTTTAAATACTTCTTACCCAAAGACTATTTAGAACTGCATAATCATTACGCTGGCGATGATGCCGATTTACGAATTTGGCGCGGCGAAGCTACTGCACATCCAGAACTTTTGGCATTTATCGACAAGGGTGAAACTTTTAAAATGCCGAAGTTGTTGCATCACTTGTTCCACGATCGCATTAACATGGAATTTGCAGAAGCTTGTATGCGGGCGATGTTGTGGCACAGAGGAATGGGTGGACAATTTGACCCTTACCTAGATTCAGCAGAATACAAAGCCAACGCTGACCGGGCAATTAAAGCTTACTTCCAAGGCAACCCTGTAATGCTGGGGCTTTACAAGCTGTTCCCCGATATGTTTTTGGAACAGTGCCGCCAGATGTCATACTACGCTAATCTGGGCTTATTCTGGGAAGTCATGGCCCCGGTATTCTTTGAAATGTCCGACCGCTATGACGAAGGTACGATTAGCAGTGTGCCAGAGGCGATGAGCTTCTTAGTTAATGGTATATTTGCGATCGCAGGTCGTCCTATTTACCATCACGTTTATATTCGTGGTGAATGCTACGAAATTGTCCCCAAATCTAAGGGTTTCATGTGGCTATACGAAGCTGCATTACCTTATGTAGAAGCGGTTTTCTACCGCACTGCACCCTTCCGAGGAACAAAATCTTATAATGCTCAAGCGCGTCAAGTACCGGAAGACCAGAAAGACTTTCACTATGGCATTCTTTACGCTGATGTATTTCCAGTAGGTACTGCTGGCATTCCCCCGACATTATTAATGCAAGATATGCTGCATTTTTTACCACCATATCTTGTTGATTATTACAGCCAACATTGCCGGGGTGAAGAAGATATGTTAATTCAGTTAGGAGTTAGTTTTCAACGCTCAATGTACTGTGTCACTTCTGCGGTAATTCAAGCCTTGCGAACTGCACTTTTATATCCATTAGATGACCAAAATCCCAAGCATTTACAAGCTAACCGAGATTTCTTTGAAATGCAGCTAAATCGTTTTACCCGTAATGACTACAATATTCGTGATGCTGCTCGTTTAGGAAGCATTCAAAGTCAAGATTATCGATAA
- a CDS encoding NADH-quinone oxidoreductase subunit M, with amino-acid sequence MLSVLIWLPIFTAIFIAVLPVSIPNYRIRLIALIFSGIVLLWNIFILLKFDISNPGMQFQEYLPWNETLGLSYQLGVDGLSILMLVLNSLLTWISIYSSSKETERPRLFYSMILLVSGGVAGAFLAENLLLFFLFYELELIPFYLLISIWGGKKRGYAGIKFLIYTAVSGALILATFLGMVWLSGSTNFAFDAVSTENLSTAKQILLLAGIVLGFGIKIPLVPFHTWLPDAYVEASAPIAILLGGVLAKLGTYGLLRFGLGMFPHAWSIIAPTLAIWGAVSAIYGAVIAIAQKDIKRMVAYSSVGHMGYILLGAAASTPLALVGAVAQMFSHGIILAILFHLVGVVEAKVGTRELDKLNGLMSPIRGLPLISALLVLSGMASAGIPGLTGFIAEFIVFQGSFSIFPLPTILCVVASGLTAVYFVILLNRTCFGRLDNFAYYPKVLWSEKIPALILAAFIIFLGVQPTWLVRWSESTTTTMVAAIPSLEKTVISEVVNN; translated from the coding sequence ATGTTAAGTGTTTTGATTTGGCTTCCAATCTTCACTGCTATTTTCATAGCAGTCTTACCTGTAAGTATTCCTAATTATCGCATTCGTTTAATAGCATTAATTTTTTCAGGGATAGTTCTCTTGTGGAACATTTTTATCCTGCTAAAATTTGATATCAGCAATCCAGGAATGCAATTTCAAGAGTATTTGCCTTGGAATGAAACTCTTGGCTTGAGCTATCAATTAGGTGTTGATGGACTTTCCATATTGATGTTGGTGTTAAATAGCCTACTCACGTGGATTTCTATTTACAGCAGTAGTAAAGAAACTGAACGACCCCGGTTGTTTTACTCCATGATTTTATTAGTGAGTGGAGGAGTTGCAGGTGCTTTTCTAGCGGAAAATTTGCTGCTGTTCTTCCTATTCTACGAACTAGAACTAATCCCTTTTTACTTACTGATTTCCATTTGGGGAGGGAAAAAACGAGGTTATGCTGGGATTAAATTCCTAATTTATACTGCTGTTTCGGGAGCATTAATTCTGGCAACATTCTTAGGTATGGTGTGGTTGAGTGGTTCTACCAATTTTGCTTTTGATGCAGTCTCTACAGAAAATCTATCAACAGCCAAACAAATTCTTTTATTAGCAGGAATAGTGTTAGGTTTTGGGATTAAAATTCCCTTAGTTCCCTTCCATACTTGGCTACCCGATGCTTATGTTGAGGCTTCAGCACCAATTGCCATTCTTCTCGGTGGGGTGTTGGCAAAGCTGGGAACCTATGGACTGCTACGATTTGGGTTGGGTATGTTTCCCCATGCTTGGAGTATTATTGCACCGACTTTAGCAATTTGGGGAGCAGTTAGCGCTATCTATGGCGCAGTAATTGCGATCGCTCAAAAAGATATCAAGCGCATGGTAGCATACAGTTCCGTTGGTCACATGGGCTATATCTTGCTAGGTGCTGCCGCCAGTACTCCCTTAGCACTCGTTGGTGCAGTCGCCCAAATGTTCAGCCACGGTATTATCCTAGCCATTCTCTTCCACTTGGTGGGAGTCGTTGAAGCCAAAGTTGGTACACGCGAGTTAGATAAACTCAATGGTTTAATGAGTCCCATACGCGGTTTACCGCTAATTAGCGCTTTACTAGTTTTAAGCGGTATGGCTAGCGCAGGTATTCCCGGTTTAACAGGATTCATCGCAGAATTTATCGTCTTTCAAGGTAGTTTCTCTATCTTTCCCCTCCCGACAATTTTGTGTGTAGTCGCTAGTGGATTAACCGCAGTTTATTTTGTTATCCTCCTCAACCGCACTTGTTTTGGCAGACTGGATAACTTCGCCTACTATCCCAAAGTTCTTTGGTCTGAGAAAATACCAGCTTTAATTTTGGCAGCTTTCATCATCTTTTTGGGAGTACAACCCACTTGGTTAGTACGTTGGAGTGAATCCACAACTACAACAATGGTGGCTGCAATTCCCTCTTTGGAAAAAACTGTTATCTCTGAAGTGGTAAATAATTAA
- a CDS encoding carbonic anhydrase — MSIRHPQISLSRRSLFKFGAGAIGTGVLTAGLGSNLLAAEKTPVEEDITPDKALQELLDGNERFAKRKRRNPDQSYSRLVEVAKGQKPFASILGCADSRVPSEIVFDQGLGDLFVCRIAGNIATTQQIGSLEFGSLVLGTKVIMVVGHERCGAIQAAIKGAPVPGNIGSLLEAIKPSVESSKDKSGDMVETVCKANILAQIQKLKSSSVLSELIKAEKLKIVGGYYDLDTGEISIVS, encoded by the coding sequence ATGAGCATACGACATCCGCAGATAAGTCTTTCCAGAAGAAGTTTATTCAAGTTTGGTGCAGGTGCGATCGGTACAGGTGTATTGACAGCCGGACTTGGTTCAAACTTACTTGCAGCCGAAAAAACACCAGTAGAAGAAGATATTACGCCCGATAAGGCACTGCAAGAGTTATTAGATGGAAATGAAAGGTTTGCCAAAAGAAAACGTCGTAATCCTGACCAAAGCTATTCACGTTTAGTTGAAGTTGCCAAAGGTCAAAAGCCTTTCGCTTCTATTCTCGGTTGTGCAGATTCACGAGTCCCTTCAGAAATTGTTTTTGACCAAGGACTTGGAGATTTATTCGTTTGCCGGATAGCTGGTAATATTGCCACAACACAGCAAATTGGTAGTTTAGAATTTGGTAGTTTAGTATTAGGTACCAAAGTCATCATGGTCGTTGGGCATGAAAGATGTGGTGCAATACAAGCGGCGATTAAAGGTGCTCCAGTACCTGGAAATATTGGAAGTTTGCTTGAAGCAATTAAACCAAGTGTAGAAAGTTCAAAAGATAAATCAGGAGATATGGTAGAAACTGTTTGTAAAGCAAATATTTTGGCGCAAATTCAAAAATTGAAATCATCGTCAGTTTTATCTGAGTTAATCAAAGCAGAAAAGCTGAAAATAGTCGGTGGCTATTACGATTTAGATACGGGAGAAATTAGTATAGTAAGTTAG
- a CDS encoding NAD(P)H-quinone oxidoreductase subunit F: MAQFLLETVWLVPCYALIGGLLAVPWSPGIIRKTGPRPAGYVNLVMTFLAFVHSAIALQATWNYPAQEVFIPWLSTAGLDLTIALDISSVSVGALVVITGLNLLAQIYAIGYMEMDWGWGRFYSLLGLFEAGLCALALCNNLFFSYVILEVLTLGTYLLVGLWFSQPLVVSGARDAFLTKRVGDLFLLMGVLALWPLAGTWNYPELAEWAATANVNPTAIALVGLALIAGPMGKCAQFPLHLWLDEAMEGPVPSTILRNSVVVASGAWVLIKLQPVLSLSPIVSSAMVAIGVVTAVGASLIAIAQIDLKRCQSYSVSAYMGLVFIAVGVQQDEAALLLVLTHAISAALLVMSTGGIIWNSITQDVTQLGGLWTRRPISAIAFIVGTLGLVGFPPLGSFWALVKLADGLWETQPWLVGVVIAVNALTAVSLTREFGLIFGGKATQMSQRSPEAHWPMILPTMILLGVSLHLPLVLQSLSLLPDWASLNKDVVLLLILSNIFSCTITGVIYLGNIPKPIRLPWQGLQDLLAYDFYTPKLYRMTIIFSVAKISQLADMIDRFVIDGIVNFVGLFSLLGGEGLKYSTSGQTQFYAFTVLLGVSFLGMWVTWPFWGIQFLNFVFQISTLR; this comes from the coding sequence ATGGCTCAGTTTCTACTTGAGACTGTTTGGCTAGTTCCGTGCTATGCCTTAATCGGTGGCTTGTTAGCCGTGCCTTGGTCGCCAGGGATCATTCGGAAAACGGGGCCAAGACCGGCGGGTTATGTAAATTTGGTGATGACATTTTTGGCGTTTGTACATAGTGCGATCGCCTTACAAGCAACTTGGAATTATCCAGCCCAAGAAGTATTTATTCCGTGGTTATCTACGGCTGGTTTAGACCTAACTATTGCTTTGGATATATCCTCGGTGAGTGTCGGCGCTTTAGTTGTGATTACTGGCTTGAATTTGCTGGCGCAGATTTATGCGATCGGCTACATGGAAATGGATTGGGGTTGGGGACGCTTCTATTCTTTGTTGGGATTATTTGAAGCGGGATTATGTGCCCTTGCTTTGTGTAATAACTTGTTTTTCAGCTATGTAATTTTGGAAGTCCTGACGCTGGGAACCTACCTACTAGTTGGCTTATGGTTTAGTCAGCCGTTGGTAGTTTCAGGTGCAAGAGACGCTTTCTTAACCAAGCGGGTGGGAGACTTATTCTTGCTGATGGGCGTATTGGCATTATGGCCTTTAGCCGGAACTTGGAATTATCCAGAATTAGCTGAATGGGCGGCTACTGCGAACGTTAACCCGACAGCGATTGCACTCGTAGGTTTAGCCTTAATTGCCGGGCCGATGGGTAAATGTGCCCAGTTCCCCCTGCATTTATGGCTAGATGAAGCAATGGAAGGCCCTGTTCCCAGTACGATTTTGCGGAACTCAGTAGTAGTTGCTAGTGGTGCATGGGTGCTGATTAAATTGCAACCTGTGTTAAGTCTGTCGCCGATAGTTTCCTCCGCTATGGTGGCCATTGGGGTAGTGACAGCCGTGGGTGCTTCTTTAATTGCGATCGCTCAAATTGACCTTAAACGCTGCCAATCCTATTCTGTCAGTGCATACATGGGTTTAGTCTTCATTGCCGTGGGAGTGCAACAAGACGAAGCGGCGCTATTGTTAGTACTCACCCATGCCATATCCGCAGCCCTGTTGGTGATGAGTACTGGGGGAATTATTTGGAATAGCATCACCCAAGATGTCACCCAATTAGGCGGATTGTGGACGCGTCGCCCGATTTCGGCAATTGCTTTTATCGTCGGGACTTTGGGATTAGTTGGTTTTCCACCCTTGGGTAGCTTTTGGGCGTTGGTGAAACTAGCAGATGGGTTGTGGGAAACGCAACCTTGGTTAGTGGGAGTAGTGATAGCGGTAAATGCTTTAACAGCCGTGAGTTTAACCAGAGAATTCGGTTTAATTTTTGGCGGTAAAGCGACACAAATGAGTCAGCGATCGCCTGAAGCCCACTGGCCGATGATTCTGCCAACAATGATTCTACTTGGTGTCAGTCTACATCTTCCTTTAGTGTTGCAAAGCTTATCACTTTTACCCGATTGGGCAAGCCTAAATAAAGATGTCGTACTACTTTTAATTTTGTCGAATATTTTCAGTTGCACCATCACTGGCGTAATTTATTTAGGCAATATTCCCAAACCGATTCGTCTCCCTTGGCAAGGATTACAAGATTTACTGGCATACGACTTTTACACCCCAAAACTCTATCGGATGACGATAATTTTCAGCGTTGCCAAAATTTCCCAACTTGCTGATATGATTGACCGCTTTGTGATTGATGGGATTGTTAATTTCGTTGGTTTATTTTCGCTATTAGGTGGCGAAGGTCTTAAATACAGCACCTCTGGACAAACCCAGTTTTATGCATTCACTGTTCTTCTAGGAGTGAGTTTTTTAGGAATGTGGGTAACTTGGCCATTTTGGGGAATACAGTTTTTAAATTTTGTTTTTCAAATTTCGACACTTAGGTAG